The Silurus meridionalis isolate SWU-2019-XX chromosome 6, ASM1480568v1, whole genome shotgun sequence genome contains the following window.
tggaggagtacaaggctgcatcttacagcgttcgcagagcggtgaaggatgcaaagcggcgctacgggaggaaactagaatcatagttccaacatggtggctctagaagcctgtggcagggaccaaggacaataacggactataaaacaccatcttctaaaatggtgaatgcggacgcttctctggcagacgagctaaacaccttttacgctcgtttcgaggctgcagctaaccatactagcggcacaaccagcgtgcacgccgagagaggtaaacacgttcaccatctcggagcatgacgtgaggagggcattcaagagagtgaataccaggaaggcagcaggaccagatggcatcacaggtcgggttctgaaagcctgcgctgaccagctagcaccagtgttcactgagatattcaacctctcactggaacagtctgttgtcccctcatgtttcaaacagtccaccattgttcctgtccccaagaaaccccagcccgcctgccttaacgactatcaccctgtagccttgacctcagtagtgaggaagtgcttcgagagactggtcagtgacttcatcactgcatcactaccagacacattggacccattacagtttgcgtaccgtcagaaccgttctactgaggacgccattgctcatctcctcattctccacgatgagccacctggactacagaaaagggaattatacaaagatgttGTTTgttgactacagttcagcatttaataccataattccctccacactcacctctaagttggaggtcctgggacagccgctgtgtcaatggctctctaacttcctgactgacagaccacaagccgcacgggtgggaaaacacacctcctTCACCCTCAGCaatggagctccccagggttgtgttctgagcccactgctgtactcgctgtacacatacgactgtgtggccacttccaactccaccatcataatcaagtttgctgacgacactgttgtggtgggtctgatctccaacaaagatgagacggcctacctacaggaggttaaaaacctggagagatggtgccaggagaacaaccttctcctgaacgtcagcaagactaagaagttgatcgtggacttcagcacgaagcaggagcggtcataccaaccgctaaacatcagctggactccagtggagagagtggacagtttcagGTACCTAGGTGtttacatcacacaggacctgtcttggtcctgtcacaccaacaccctggtgaaaaaggcctggcagcgtctgtaccatctaagacgtttaagggactttaaactaccctctcaggtgctaaagacctTCTACACTTGCatcattgagagcgttctgacgggtagcatcacatcctggttcgggaacagcaccatgcaggacaggagagccctccagagggtggtgcgttcagctgaacgtaccatccacactgagctccctaacctgcaggacatctacagcacgcagtGCCGGACCAGGGTcaggaagattatgaaggacctcagccatcccaacaatggactcttttctttgttgcgttcagggaaacgcttccgctccctgaaagcgaacacagagagaatgaggaggaacTTCtttccgcaggccattcggagtttaaaccaggaaacacccaggatctaaaaactggatctaaaagctggtgtctctctctctctatcatcacacttctgcatatatttttctttttttcttgtactacaacactttaaaccctggacagtcactttaactgtggacttgcacggcacagtgcactttataccacaccataccgcacacgttcactttaaagacaatcacatcaaccaccttatgttattactgtttactgtacataagcatacCCTGTATAATAAGCATACCTGTGTCATAAGCATACCCTGTATATACAAATCTCCTATTTttcctatattttatatatatatatatatatatatatatatatatatatatatatatatatatatatatatatatatatatatatatatgcatgcccAGGAAGAtaaaggcagtgctggatagcaatggtgctcacacaaaatcacaaaatattCCCACTTTGGACACTTAGGGtgaactcacttttgttgccagatatttagacaataatggctgtatgatgagttatttttttagaggacagtaaatctgtactgctatacaattATTATTGGCGCTTACTGTGCCCTGGGAAGAGCGCATGGAAGAGGCCAATGAGAGGAAGCGGGTTAAGTACCAAGAGTTAGTTAAAGAGTGTAGAAAAATGCAGGGCTGGAAAACTCGTTGTGAGCCGTTGGAGGTGGGCTGTAGAGGTTTTGCAGGGTGCTCACTCTGCAAAGTACTTACTCTACTAGGAATCACTGGGGAGGCAAAGAGAAAGGCGATTAGAACCGCAACTGAAGCCGCAGAGAAAGCCACTAGATGGCTTTGGATTAAGAGGGCAGAACCGTGGGCAATTGCTACTGGGACACAGGCCGGAGTCTGATCAACCACGGCTGGGTTGCCTGGACGAGGGTGTCTGATGTTCAAAGCCTCGAAACACCCAATGACCCCAGGATacatcactgatgatgtgtcccagtgcatctgcatgatgtattttgtattattttcagaggacagtaaatctgtactgcttatagtcaagtttatttctttagcgcttttcacaacaaacaatgtctcaaagcagctttacagaaatcaacagttaaggtgaatggtgtgtgtttatccctgatgagcagccgtggcgacagtggcaaggaaaaactcccttagatgttatgaggaagaaaccttgagagaaaccagactcaaaatggggaacccatccttatttgggtgacatcaagagtttgatcataaatctttaaacaatacagaacactggagagtgagaactaacatgagtactggagtgtatgtaatgttctttctacagtcttatacagtcattatggttgtaaaactaggagctactgagcaactcataaaataacatttgtgatcaaatactgcacactatacaaactgcacactcaCTACTTTAAAATAGATCCAAGTTCAATTTCTACTGTATTGTCCgttgagaagatataataaaatgtttgctgaaatgtgaggggtgtactcacatttgagagatactgtatattttaacaaaaagcACATTTGTTGCCTAACAACTATGGTCTCTAGTGACAATTTCACAATACAATTTTGTGAATTTCCCAAATGAAGGGATCCTCCACACTGAGCTGAACTTTAAAAGTTATCAGTGTTTACTAAAGCATACTGCATCTACAGAAACAATACAACACTGAAAAGGGTTGTCCTGAATTGAATGCAAGAATAGAGGCCATATTTCACCTGTCCATGACACCTGTcttctcaatgtttcttcctcataccatctcaggcaGTTTTTTCCTTaacactgtcaccactggcttgattattagggataaacttactcAGACggatattaaaatgtatatttgtgatccatttctttttttaaagctgttttgaggACAATGTCgactgttaaaagcactatataaatataactgaaTTGAATACCAGAATGTGTGAAGTATGTTACCACAGTACTCTAGTATAatactcactctttctctttacaCTGTTTCTCTACTTGTGTAAAACACTCCCATTTCTTTGCTGTCTTCTTTTTGCACATGATTAGTACCATGTCTGTTTTCacctgcatgaaaaaaaaaaacaaaaaaaaaagaaaacattagaaACGGCCAAAGCAGAGACAGAGTCTCTTAATAACTTTAAGTGCCTCAGTATTGGACAGACTTCCAAACCTTTCTCATGCTCTCCTCAACTACAATAGGAAACAAGAGGTTGTTGACTGTCATTTGATAGTTCTTTCCCTCCAAATCTTTAACAAGCAGATTGAAAGACCtgtaaaacacagaaaatgttcaaTCAAAGAAGACACACTTTGGATGGAGACACTCAACTTAGAAATTACtggtattttttaataataattaaatattgaaataaaaatcatgcTTGTTAAGTGTTTACTGGTAAAATCATTTTTACAACATAGAACCTGTTAAGAATGActtatgaaaataaagtgaaaataaagtATGCACAAAACTATTTTATCAAAGCCTTTCCTACATCAAGTGGCACAAAAGTAATTTGgccaaaaaagtttaattactTAAAAGAAAGATCCACCCTGAACACTCATTGTTGTATAGCTACATTTAACTAACAAACAGCATTTGAGGTGACTGAATTTGACAATTTTCCACTGTAAGTACACATCCGTCACATCAACAAGCGAGAGAACGACTACATTCTCACAGCAAATACAGCATCAACCAACAAATTAGCACCACACTGACAAAAGTATTTtgtaaaatacttttgtaaaaacGTTATCACCTACATTCATGCCCTTTAATAATcaaccaatcatgtggcagtattaaaaacaaacaaacaaactaaaaagtaaaaatccaGACGCAGGCTTCTAGCATCAGGTACTGATCAGTTGGAGGGCGTATTGGGATTTCAGtgattgttggtgccagatggacTGTTTTGATTATTTGTCTGCACCTGCTGACATCCTGGATGAACGGCCAGATTGATTTAGGCCAATAGAAAGTAACCACGGGAATTATACACAAAATTATGttataaaataacacacaacatatacgCAGCTGTAAACATGTCAAATGTGTTCTGTAAAGCAACCTTGAGATACAATTACTGTCAACTGCTGTAAGAGCAATAAAAATACATCTGAACTGAATATTATTGAATATTACTTTAGAACAAGTGTCAGTACCCAGCATGGATTTACACTGTAACAGTAAATACACTTAATTACCTTTTTAAATTGTGTgaggtaaaaagaaaatctggaaACTATAAGAAATTGTGTACTAATAAATAAGGTGGCTCATAACAAGCACTTGATACTATGAAAACATCCAACTATACAACCGactatacaaatacatacaacCTACCTGTCTGTAAAGCTGACCTGCACATTGTCAGCAGGGACTTTATGCACTCCTGGTACTGTGATGTAGACTTTTACAAATTTTTCTGACTGGTCCCAAcctatacacatatatatatttataaacatgtGATTCACAAAGGCATTCAGATTGGTGTAATGTACAAGGCATTGGAGGCCAAGAAACAGCACAAGTGAATTATACACACCATAATTGTTAATTTTGACTGTGTAAAGCTTGACTGTTGTATCTACTTGATCTGCAGAGTCTTTTTTTACTTGCTGTTCCCTCTGTTGCTGTTTCTGTGCCAGCACTTTCTCGATCTTCTGCTGCTCCTGTGAGAGGACATCCTGCACATTCTTCCTTTCACACATCTCCAGGAGTCGTGTCACTTCTCTCAAGTCACACTCAAGTCCTGCGATCTGAAcaagttaaataataaagtgtCAACTGCATGAAATCCACAAATTACCTGCGACCAGTGTCAAGTTCACAAACTGACCTACAGGGTGTTGGATTACTCACAGAAACATCTCCATATGTAATAAAGACTTGGTGTTTCTGGATAAATCAAATAAGgcatatattatttacataaattgCTCGTGTCTTATCTGGATTGTTTGTTGAAAAGGTGAGGGTCACTAAATAAAggatatgatttacatttaaaattgaaATCTGACTGCGTTATTGGAGTGTAATTCACAATAACGCTGAAATACCAGGTACAGGATTACAGATTACACTTCCcttattattcatttacttacagatttttatccattttgtgCATCACATCATGACTCATATCTGTGCCACTCTTTCCATTCTTCAgcaagtaattaaataaaaagccaaAATTATAAAGCGTGTGCATGTACTTTAAACAGGATGAATCTAATTCCCctattttatttcacacaatTTGCAGCACTATAACCACCTATAAAGAACTAAATGAATATCATTAGCTAATCACAGTTCATAACAGGTTTcttaccatcacacacacacacacacacacacacacactgacagctGTATTATCACACACATGTAATGTGTACTGCACTGTTCATGGCTGAAATAAAGGTCATACCTGTTCACTGAGCTCCATTACTGTCACTGCTTTGAAAACAAGCGCTTAATTCAGTTTAACACAAATAAGATACTAAAATTCAAACACAGTAACaccttctgttcttcactcTACACGCGTGTGAAACCGCTTTTCTAGAAAGATTCTGCACTGCAGCGATTCTTCCGGTtccataaaacaaaataaaagctgcgtcaatttttatatttatttcattcactgATTAATACACCGGTTTACCAGAGTACAAGTCCGTACaactttactaaaataattataaataaaataataaacaactttactaaaataattataaataaaaaaatagtggtTTTATAAAttacgcacgcacgcacgcacgcacctaattttaaaataaaagtcctTTGCCAATACAATAGATGaaatgtaaatactgtacatgaaaTTAGTACATGAAAACATTTTGCCAATATTGACTGCTTTTTTACTCTTTTGTtataatttcataatatttatacttttacacaAGATTAAAGCGCTTCATTAATCATTTACCCCTAAATCTACAAGGGTAAAAGTGTTACTGTCACctgttcataaaataaaata
Protein-coding sequences here:
- the LOC124386722 gene encoding calcyclin-binding protein is translated as MELSEQIAGLECDLREVTRLLEMCERKNVQDVLSQEQQKIEKVLAQKQQQREQQVKKDSADQVDTTVKLYTVKINNYGWDQSEKFVKVYITVPGVHKVPADNVQVSFTDRSFNLLVKDLEGKNYQMTVNNLLFPIVVEESMRKVKTDMVLIMCKKKTAKKWECFTQVEKQCKEKDKPSYDEIGDPGEGLMNMLKKIYSEGDDEMKRTINKAWAESQEKKAKGDQFDF